A genomic window from Aphelocoma coerulescens isolate FSJ_1873_10779 chromosome 30, UR_Acoe_1.0, whole genome shotgun sequence includes:
- the RFX1 gene encoding LOW QUALITY PROTEIN: MHC class II regulatory factor RFX1 (The sequence of the model RefSeq protein was modified relative to this genomic sequence to represent the inferred CDS: inserted 2 bases in 1 codon), which yields MYVAGGQILGSPPAPPQGSTGTPGAPGGGTYVIQGGYMXGGGGAAYAHTTRASPATVQWLLDNYETAEGVSLPRSALYCHYLLHCQGHKLEPVNAASFGKLIRSVFMGLRTRRLGTRGNSKYHYYGLRIKAGSPLLRLVEDQQHLAMRQQPFAQKQRLKPVQKVEGGVTNGVSSGPAPPGVPDISAQVQQYQQFLDASRTLPEFPEIDVQGKGLPEGAGAEDLRVFQQLYREHCEAIVDVMINLQFSLVETLWKSFWRCSGETEAQEEAERRLPRRRLLLLARHEPVLRWVRDCDHALYQGLVEILVPDVLRPIPSALTQAIRNFAKSLESWLGNAMVSMPEEMVRVKAAAAGAFAQTLRRYTSLNHLAQAARAVLQNTAQISQMLSDLNRVDFANVQEQAAWVCRCEARVVQRLEQDFKATLGQQHSLEQWAAWLDAVVGRVLRPHLGTPGLPRAAKLFLLKWSFYSSMVIRDLTLRSAASFGSFHLIRLLYDEYMYYLVEQRVARARGTCPIAVMGEFANLTSSLNSQDPDKDEEEEEEEESDEELPAELGLGGGEGPPDALEPPLEPPLDPPPAKLPRADPRGLFVQALPSS from the exons ATGTATGTGGCGGGGGGACAGATTTTGGggagcccccccgccccccctcaAGGCAGCACCGGGACGCCTGGGGCTCCCGGCGGAGGCACCTACGTCATCCAGGGGGGGtacat ggggggggggggcgcggccTATGCTCACACCACCCGCGCCTCCCCCGCCACG GTGCAGTGGCTGCTGGACAACTACGAGACGGCAGAGGGGGTGAGTTTGCCCCGCAGCGCCCTGTACTGCCACTACCTGCTGCATTGCCAAGGCCACAAGCTGGAGCCCGTCAACGCCGCCTCCTTCGGGAAGCTCATACGCTCGGTGTTCATGGGGCTGCGCACGCGGCGCCTCGGCACCAG GGGGAATTCCAAGTACCACTACTACGGGCTGCGCATCAAGGCGGGGTCGCCACTGCTGCGGCTCGTGGAGGATCAGCAGCACCTGGCCATGCGCCAACAGCCTTTTGCCCAGAAACAACG CCTCAAACCCGTGCAGAAGGTGGAGGGGGGGGTCACCAATGGGGTGTCATCGGGGCCAGCCCCCCCTGGCGTCCCTGACATCAGCGCCCAGGTGCAGCAGTACCAGCAGTTCCTGG ATGCCTCCCGCACGCTGCCGGAGTTCCCCGAGATCGACGTGCAGGGGAAGGGGCTCCCCGAGGGCGCAGGGGCCGAGGACCTGCGCGTGTTCCAGCAGCTCTACCGGGAGCACTGCGAG GCCATCGTGGATGTGATGATCAACCTCCAGTTCTCGCTGGTGGAGACACTCTGGAAAAGCTTCTGGCGCTGCAGCGGCGAGACCGAGGC GCAGGAGGAGGCGGAGCGGCGCCTGCCCCGacggcggctgctgctgctggcccggCACGAGCCCGTCCTGCGCTGGGTGCGCGACTGCGACCACGCCCTGTACCAGGGTCTGGTGGAGATCCTGGTGCCCGACGTGCTGCGCCCCATCCCCA GTGCCTTGACTCAGGCAATTCGGAATTTTGCCAAGAGCCTGGAGAGCTGGTTGGGGAACGCCATGGTCAGCATGCCTGAGGAGATGGTCCGCGTCAAG gcagcagcggCTGGGGCCTTCGCGCAGACCCTGCGGCGGTACACGTCCCTGAACCACCTGGCACAGGCGGCGCGAGCCGTGCTTCAGAACACGGCCCAGATCAGCCAAATGCTCAGCGACCTCAACCGCGTCGACTTCGCCAACGTCCAg GAGCAGGCGGCCTGGGTGTGCCGCTGCGAGGCGCGGGTGGTGCAGCGCCTGGAGCAGGATTTCAAGGCCACGCTGGGGCAGCAGCACTCGCTGGAGCAGTGGGCAGCCTGGCTGGATGCCGTCGTCGGCCGTGTCCTGCGCccgcacctgggcacacccgggCTGCCCCGCGCCGCCAAGCTCTTCCTGCTCAAGTGGTCCTTCTACAG ctccatggtGATCCGGGACCTGACCCTGCGCAGCGCCGCCAGCTTCGGCTCCTTCCACTTGATCCGGCTGCTGTATGACGAGTACATGTACTACCTGGTGGAGCAGCGTGTGGCACGGGCCCGGGGCACCTGCCCCATCGCCGTCATGGGCGAG ttTGCCAACCTAACGAGCTCCCTGAACTCGCAGGACCCTGACAAAG acgaggaggaggaggaggaggaggagagcgaTGAGGAGCTGCCAGCTGAGCTGGGGTTGGGGGGTGGCGAGGGGCCCCCCGATGCCCTGGAGCCCCCCCTGGAGCCCCCCCTGGACCCTCCCCCAGCCAAGCTGCCCCGCGCTGACCCCCGCGGGCTCTTCGTGCAGGCCCTGCCCTCGAGCTga
- the ALKBH7 gene encoding alpha-ketoglutarate-dependent dioxygenase alkB homolog 7, mitochondrial isoform X1 — MHRARGLWRAGVAATLGGSRAISGCPGAGLGPEAETDPALLRASSPDVARRLRGLALVRGGFVSEEEAVELLREVEPGLGRGRYQNDHWDRAITGYRETERGLRGGAGRALLLRVTPAFPPRRPPRPSAHVLDLLPGGRVGPHVDSVKFCGCTIAGLSLLSPSVLRLRSLQDPQDWLELLLEPGSLYVLRAAARYEFTHEILPDEESFFGGLRVPRGRRVALIFRNDPSETPPDPLSDLPVFIEDTQDSPPPK; from the exons ATGCACCGCGCGCGCGGCCTGTGGCGGGCGGGGGTCGCCGCGACcctcggggggtcccgggcgATCTCGGGGTGTCCCGGGGCGGGATTGGGCCCCGAGGCCGAGACGGACCCGGCGCTGCTCCGCGCCAGCAGCCCCGATGTGGCCCGGCGGCTCCGCGGGCTCGCGCTGGTCCGGGGCGGCTTCGTGAGCGAGGAGGAGGCGGTGGAGCTGCTGCGGGAGGTGgagccggggctgggccgggggcgGTACCAGAACGACCACTGGGACCGG GCCATCACCGGGTACCGAGAGACGGAGCGGGGCCtgcgggggggcgcggggcgggcgctgcTGCTCCGGGTGACCCCTGCGttccccccccgccgccccccccggcccagcgcccacgTCCTCGACCTCCTGCCGGGGGGCCGCGTGGGGCCGCACGTGGACAGCGTCAAg TTCTGCGGCTGCACCATCGCGGGGCTGTCGCTGctgtcccccagtgtcctgcGGCTCCGGAgcctccaggacccccaggactggctggagctgctgctggagccagggtCCCTCTACGTCCTCCG GGCCGCTGCCAGGTACGAGTTCACTCACGAGATCCTCCCGGATGAGGAATCGTTTTTTGGGGGGCTCCGGGTGCCACGGGGCCGCCGGGTGGCCCTGATCTTCCGCAATGACCCTTCCG AGACGCCTCCGGACCCTCTCAGCGACCTCCCAGTGTTTATTGAGGACACCCAGGattccccacccccaaaataa
- the CLPP gene encoding ATP-dependent Clp protease proteolytic subunit, mitochondrial → MCVRELLGLAFRGAGRRGHEGARPAGRHVTCTRVTCPPNASGARWGRGWRAPSAGPGPAPGAACTGQCPPAPPPLIPIVVEQTGRGERAYDIYSRLLRERIVCVMGPIDDSLASLVIAQLLFLQSESNKKPIHMYINSPGGSVTSGLAIYDTMQYVLTPVCTWCVGQAASMGSLLLAAGAPGMRHALPNARIMVHQPSGGARGQATDIAIQAEEILQLKRQINGLYAKHTGQPLPVIEAAMERDRYLSPVEAQEFGLLDQVLVHPPPRGEDEPRLVQKEPPNSPSGPPQIPLAS, encoded by the exons ATGTGCGTGCGGGAACTCCTGGGCCTTGCTTTCCGCGGGGCG GGGAGGCGTGGCCATGagggggcgcggccggcgggaaGACATGTCACGTGCACGCGGGTCACGTGTCCTCCGAACGCTTCCGGGGCGCGATGGGGCCGGGGGTGGCG cgCTCCCTCCGCCGGGCCTGGGCCGGCGCCCGGCGCTGCCTGCACGGGACAGTGCCcacccgcgcccccccccctcATCCCCATCGTGGTGGAGCAGACG GGCCGGGGGGAACGAGCCTACGACATCTACTCGCGGCTGCTGCGGGAGCGCATCGTCTGCGTCATGGGGCCG ATCGATGACAGCCTGGCCAGCCTGGTGATCGCccagctgctgttcctgcagtcTGAGAGCAACAAGAAGCCCATTCACATGTACATCAacagccctg GGGGCTCGGTGACCTCAGGGCTGGCCATCTACGACACGATGCAATACGTGCTGACCCCGGTGTGCACGTGGTGTGTCGGGCAGGCGGCCAGCATGGGCtcgctgctgctggcagccggCGCACCCGGCATGCGCCACGCGCTGCCCAACGCCCGCATCATGGTGCACCAGCCCTCAGGGGGGGCCCGG GGCCAGGCTACCGACATCGCCATCCAGGCCGAGGAAATCCTGCAGCTGAAGCGCCAGATCAATGGGCTCTATGCCAAACACACAGGGCAGCCACTGCCCGTCATCG AAGCTGCCATGGAGCGGGATCGGTACCTGAGCCCGGTGGAGGCGCAGGAATTTGGGCTTCTGGACCAGGTACTGGTGCATCCCCCACCACGCGGCGAGGACGAGCCCCGGCTGGTGCAGAAGGAGCCCCCCAACAGCCCCTCAGGGCCTCCCCAAATCCCGCTGGCATCCTGA
- the ALKBH7 gene encoding alpha-ketoglutarate-dependent dioxygenase alkB homolog 7, mitochondrial isoform X2: MHRARGLWRAGVAATLGGSRAISGCPGAGLGPEAETDPALLRASSPDVARRLRGLALVRGGFVSEEEAVELLREAITGYRETERGLRGGAGRALLLRVTPAFPPRRPPRPSAHVLDLLPGGRVGPHVDSVKFCGCTIAGLSLLSPSVLRLRSLQDPQDWLELLLEPGSLYVLRAAARYEFTHEILPDEESFFGGLRVPRGRRVALIFRNDPSETPPDPLSDLPVFIEDTQDSPPPK, translated from the exons ATGCACCGCGCGCGCGGCCTGTGGCGGGCGGGGGTCGCCGCGACcctcggggggtcccgggcgATCTCGGGGTGTCCCGGGGCGGGATTGGGCCCCGAGGCCGAGACGGACCCGGCGCTGCTCCGCGCCAGCAGCCCCGATGTGGCCCGGCGGCTCCGCGGGCTCGCGCTGGTCCGGGGCGGCTTCGTGAGCGAGGAGGAGGCGGTGGAGCTGCTGCGGGAG GCCATCACCGGGTACCGAGAGACGGAGCGGGGCCtgcgggggggcgcggggcgggcgctgcTGCTCCGGGTGACCCCTGCGttccccccccgccgccccccccggcccagcgcccacgTCCTCGACCTCCTGCCGGGGGGCCGCGTGGGGCCGCACGTGGACAGCGTCAAg TTCTGCGGCTGCACCATCGCGGGGCTGTCGCTGctgtcccccagtgtcctgcGGCTCCGGAgcctccaggacccccaggactggctggagctgctgctggagccagggtCCCTCTACGTCCTCCG GGCCGCTGCCAGGTACGAGTTCACTCACGAGATCCTCCCGGATGAGGAATCGTTTTTTGGGGGGCTCCGGGTGCCACGGGGCCGCCGGGTGGCCCTGATCTTCCGCAATGACCCTTCCG AGACGCCTCCGGACCCTCTCAGCGACCTCCCAGTGTTTATTGAGGACACCCAGGattccccacccccaaaataa
- the DCAF15 gene encoding LOW QUALITY PROTEIN: DDB1- and CUL4-associated factor 15 (The sequence of the model RefSeq protein was modified relative to this genomic sequence to represent the inferred CDS: deleted 1 base in 1 codon), whose translation MAPSSKAERGGPGGKRGAAGGAGPCAAPRGRREHLVRQLDRVRLSGQLSPRLFRKLPPRVCVTLKSIVDEEFLWAGHIFLGFSKCGRYVLSYTSSSGDDDFSFYLYHLYWWEFNVHSKLRLVRQVRLFQDEEIYSDLYLTVCEWPGDSDKVIVFGFNTRSAPGLQVNMMLMSDENHRDIYVSAVAVPPPRHCPACRRAPAPPGEAPPACLRHGFLLHTKFQVVYPFPTFQPAFQLRKDHVVLLNTSFSLVACAIAVHPAGDSSSRQILYERRNVPGPNRRGENAPPQPPEELEGPGGAPPAAQTPPGPPQTPDLPPALPSPAVAKAKEFVADLFRRAQGAGGGPGGAHGDGGDDPPPPPRGLPPETTPPAPGSPLGESHPPGTSPEPGYVNYTKLRYVLEPGEPPEDLEDDKISLPFVVTDLNGRSLRPLRDRAKAQGQYLTVEQLTLDFEYVINEVIRNDAAWSRQFCSFSDYDIVILEVCPETNQVVINIGLLLLAFPSPDEEGQLRPRTYHTSLKVAWDLNSGTFATVGVGDLTEVKGQTSGSVWSSYRKGCVDTVMRWLVPEGPGRGVHRMTNEALHKGCSLKVLADNERYTWIVL comes from the exons ATGGCGCCGAGCTCGAAAGCGGAGCGGGGCGGCCCTGGGGGGAaacggggggcggcggggggggctgGGCCCTGCGCCGCGCCCCGAGGCCGCCGCGAGCACCTCGTGAGGCAGCTCGACCGCGTCCGG ctCAGTGGGCAGCTCTCCCCCCGGCTGTTCCGAAAGCTTCCGCCGCGTGTCTGCGTCACCCTCAAGAGCATCGTGGACGAGGAGTTTCTGTGGGCGGG CCACATCTTCCTGGGCTTCTCCAAGTGTGGCCGCTATGTCCTGTCCtacaccagcagctctggggacgACGACTTCTCCTTCTACCTGTACCACCTGTACTGGTGGGAGTTCAACGTCCACAGCAAGCTGCGCCTG GTGCGCCAGGTGCGGCTGTTCCAGGACGAGGAGATCTACAGTGACCTTTACCTGACCGTGTGCGAGTGGCCGGGGGACAGCGACAAGGTCATCGTCTTCGGCTTCAA caCGCGCtcggccccagggctgcaggtgaaCATGATGCTCATGAGCGACGAGAACCACCGGGACATCTACGTGAGCGCCGTGGCCGTGCCCCCACCACGGCACTGCCCTGCCTGCCGCCGGGCACCCGCACCCCCCG GTGAGGCACCCCCCGCCTGCCTGCGCCACGGCTTCCTGCTGCACACCAAGTTCCAGGTGGTGTATCCGTTCCCCACCTTCCAGCCGGCGTTCCAGCTGCGCAAGGACCACGTCGTGTTGCTCAACACCAGCTTCTCCCTTGTGGCCTGCGCCATCGCTGTGCACCCCGCAG GCGACAGCAGCTCCCGACAGATCCTCTACGAGCGCCGGAACGTTCCAGGCCCCAACCGGAGGGGGGAAAAcgcccccccccaaccccccgaGGAGCTGGAGGGGCCTGGGGGGGCCCCCCCggctgcacagacacccccgggacccccccaaaccccagaccTCCCCCCTGCActcccctccccagccgtgGCCAAGGCCAAGGAGTTCGTGGCCGACCTGTTCCGGAGGGCTCAGGGTGCTGGGGGAGGGCCCGGGGGGGCTCACGGCGATGGGGGAGATgatccccca ccccccccgcgCGGGCTGCCCCCCGAGaccacccccccagcccccggcaGCCCCCTGGGGGAGTCGCATCCTCCCGGGACCTCCCCTGAGCCTGGCTACGTCAACTACACCAAACTGCGCTATGTGCTGGAGCCCGGGGAGCCCCCCGAGG ACCTAGAGGACGACAAGATCTCGCTGCCCTTCGTGGTGACCGACCTGAATGGCCGCAGCCTGAGGCCTCTGCGGGACCGAGCCAAGGCCCAG GGGCAGTACCTGACGGTAGAGCAGCTCACGCTGGACTTCGAGTACGTCATTAATGAGGTGATTCGCAACGACGCCGCCTGGTCCCGCCAGTTCTGTTCCTTCAGCGACTACGACATCGTCATCCTTGAG GTGTGCCCGGAGACCAACCAGGTGGTGATCAACatcgggctgctgctgctggccttcCCCTCCCCCGACGAGGAGGGGCAGCTCCG aCCCAGGACGTACCACACGAGCCTCAAGGTCGCCTGGGACCTCAACAGTGGCACCTTCGCCACCGTGGGTGTCGGGGACCTCACCGAGGTCAAGGGGCAGACCAG CGGCAGCGTGTGGAGCTCGTACCGCAAGGGCTGCGTGGACACTGTGATGCGCTGGCTCGTTCCCGAGGGGCCCGGCCGCGGCGTGCACAGGATGACCAACGAGGCCCTGCACAAGG GCTGTTCCCTGAAGGTTCTGGCGGACAACGAGCGCTACACCTGGATCGTGCTGTGA